ttatttaaaaataaacttataatataattattcaaGCTTAAGCTTTCTTTTCCAATCTTATTTCACTTGTAACCAAatataaatatgcaaataatatgtatgtatatatgttgTTGACCAATTAAAAAATAgttctataattttttaaaattcataaataaattaatttgtacTAAATAAAACaatcttaaattattttttaacaaattaaatcaatttataaataattattatagaaaaataattttgattGCTATCAACATACCCAAATAAAATATATTACGGCCTGATTATTCCAAATTCTTCCAGAACAAGAATTTTGCCTTTAAAATCCCAAATCATCAATCACATCATCAAGATACAATGGACGGATAAGATTTTATGCATTTCATTTATCACACGTAATAAATCTAACACCCACCTCAGATAAACCTAACCCCGCACTTCTGTTGAAAATCCAACCCAAACACACGCAAGCACAAAGGGATAGAGAAATATATCTTGGAAATCCGACGTGGCAAGATATTAAGGCCCATGAAAGCTTGTGGAAGAAGGAGGTGCCACGTTTTATGCAATTTTGTCCCCCTTGTCCACGTGGCAACCCATGGCAGGACAGCGAGATCACGCGGAACACCAGCCTCTTATCAACAAATAAATCTCCCTCACTAAAATTgtctactttttctttttttttttttttttctccgcgGTTTTGGACTCTGCTTTTTTCAAACGCCATGAACACTATTGCTACTGCTGCAGCGTTCTCTCTCCCCATTTCTCTCTGCAGATCATCTATCCTTAATACTAAAAAGGTACcctttttttgtttctttatttgCTGAACTTATCTGGGTAGTTGTTAATCTTGTTGGAAATTTCAATACTGATGATTTGTTTGTGTGTTAAATTTTAGCTTTGTTTGGGGATACTCAGGCACTAAAATGTGTTCTTTTTATGTTTTTCTTTGACAATCTTATCTGGGTACCTTCTAAAATAAATGGAAAACGGCTTGATTCTAGGATACGGGATTTTTAGTAGATATCATCTGCTGAAGTTAAACGGGCACTTCCTAGTATCTTTAGAGAACGTTTTGATTAAGGTGATCCATGATTGTCAATGGAATTGTACTTCAGCTTGTGGTGGAATGGTAGCAAACCTAAAAATATTTCTTCTCAGGCTGGACTTATTTTAGTAATGGCTAATCTAGAGGAACATAACATTTATTTAGGTTGATTGATTTGTTAGATTAGTTCTAACTTGGATCACTATTAAGCACATATTGCATGTGAATACGGGTTTTGGTTTTTTATTGTCTTTGCAAAGATCTAGATTTATGCTAAAAGTGCAAATTTCTAGATGCTTTGGTAGCttggattgtaattaatttgtgtgTTTTCAGGGAGTTAGGGGTGGATTTCGGGTGTTTGCAATATTTGGGGAGGAAGGTGGGCCGCTAGAGAAGAAGAGTTTATGGGGTACCATCTTTGACGTTGAGGATCCAAGGTCTAAGATACCACGATCTAAAGGGAAATTCTTGGACGTAAATCAAGCACTCGAACTGGCTAGATATGACATTCAGTACTGTGACTGGCGAGCTCGACAAGATGTTCTCACCATCATGCTCCTTCATGAAAAGGTCTTATATTTTTTAACTCCTTGAGCTAATGTTTGTGTTTATGATAGATAATATATTGGGCAGAATGGAAGTTGGTTTAAGTTTGAGTTATGGATACTATAATTAATTTGAGTCTGTTCTTTGAGCTTTTAGTTCCCTCAAAATCATTGTACATATGACATTAGAATCTGACACTGTCTATATTATCTAAGATTATTATGTTGCATTTTTTATGGGCTTATCATTTGCAAGTTGACTTCTTACCTTGAGATATACGGATGAAGGTTGTGGAAGTTTTAAATCCTCTAGCTCGCGAGTACAAGTCAATTGGAACCTTGAGGAAGGAGCTTGCTGAGTTGCAAGAAGAACTAGCCCAAGCTCACCAACAGGTCTGCAGATTATACATATTGAGATGGAAAATATGGccaaaaacaaaattttaaatatttttcataagCCAAATGAGCCAGGAATAATTATTAATTGGTTACATAGATTCATTAGATTGGGATGCATCCTGTAAATCCAGTGAGACCTATGTTCATCAATACTCTGTGAAGAAAAACCCTTCATTGTTTACCATTCAAGTGATGAGATTCTTTCCTTCATCTTCTATTTCATCAACATTATGATGTCTGATCCATAAATAAAAACAGGTTCATATATCTGAAGCAAGGGTTGCTACTGCTTTAGATAAACTAGCTTACATGGAAGCATTGGTTAATGATAGGCTGTTACAAGATAGAAGCACAACAGAGACTGACCAAACATCCCCTCCTCCTAGTACTTCTACCCAATCTCTGGATACTGTAAAAGGGAGATTGCCATGGAAAAGCTTGAATGTTTCAGGTCCAGTTCAACCTTACACTTCCTACCTTAAGAATTTCTGGTATCCTGTTGCCTTCTCTACTGATCTGAAGGATGACACAATGGTAAGCTATTCTTTCAAGTATAAGTGATTCATGCTTTATTATTAAATACTTATTTTCCAGATACCAATCACATCATCTAGTGTCatcacaaatgaaattttcaagtCATTGCATAGGACAAGTAAAATGAATTATACCACTGCATCATTATCATCATCATCTGACTTATTTtgttgttttttttcttttttccctttGTTCCCTGGGAAACCTTTCTGAGCTGTAGAACCTCAATTATTTGTGGATGTCTCCTCACAAGTTATTTTACCTCTGTTTAGATTCCGATTGATTGTTTTGAGGAACCATGGGTTGTCTTTCGTGGGAAAGATGGGAAACCTGGATGTGTCCAGAACACCTGTGCGCATAGAGCCTGTCCTCTTCACCTTGGTTCAGTAAATGAGGGTCGGATCCAATGTCCTTACCATGGTCAGTAAGAAATGAAGGAAATAATTTGAATATTATATTCTATATTCAACGTATAGTGGAAACTTTCTTTTATATAAGGCTGATAATCATAAACTAGCAATTAAGTATGGCAAGAAAgtatatattattaattcttgaaaatttggTGAAATATCAGGATGGGAATACTCAACAGATGGAAAATGTGAGAAGATGCCATCTACACGACTACTAAATGTGAAGATAAAGTCATTGCCATGTTTTGAGCAAGAAGGGATGATATGGGTTTGGCCTGGCAGTGACCCTCCAGCAGCAACGCTTCCCTCACTAGAGCCTCCTTCAGGTTTTGTAGTCCATGCTGAGGTACATTTCAGGATTCCGATGCACCTAGATCTTTTTGGCTTTTGGTGAATGATGAAAAAGTTGGTGAATGTTTACATGAATTTTAATAAGCAGTGTGTCATCCCATATACTGATTACTATGTCCTTGCATATGACAGATTGTCATGGAACTTTCAGTGGAACATGGTCTTCTTCTGGATAACCTGTTAGATCTTGCGCATGCCCCCTTTACTCACACATCTACCTTTGCAAAGGGTTGGAGTGTCCCCAGGTTTGCTCCTCCAACTTTAGTGTTGAAAATAACCATCATTTCAGAAGTATgagcatgattttttttttttaccttttcaAGATGCACAAACTTGCTGTCATAATAAGTAATGCTGACAAAACTTTATATTTCTTTTGCTTGTGATCAAAATTCTCAGCTTGGTGAAATTTTTAACGCCTGCATCTGGGCTCCAAGGATACTGGGACCCCTATCCAATAGATATGGAATTCCGACCACCTTGTATGGTATTATCAACCATTGGGATCTCAAAGCCCGGAAAGCTAGAGGGGAAAAATACCAGGCAATGTGCAACTCATCTTCACCAACTTCATGTATGCTTGCCTTCATCAAGACAAAAGACTAGGTTATTATACAGAATGTCTCTTGATTTTGCTCCCATGCTAAAGCACATTCCTTTCATGCACTATCTGTGGAGACATTTTGCTGAACAGGTAACAAAATTGTTAAAATGAACTTATATTTCATATGTTTATGGTTGATACAGAGCGTAGTTTTAACTTTTTAGCTGAATTGCCGCATTGAACATTGTTGCCTGAGATTGCTTCAAGGTCTCATCCAGCTAGGttaagttgtgaaaatttatttgaTAATGAGATTAAAAATCAACTTTCCAACCAGAAAATGGCTGTGCTTGCTGTTGGCTAGTGATAATCTTTTAAGGATGCCCTAGTCTCCTACATGGTGGAATCTTGAAGAATTTCCAGCACCTAGGCCTAGAGAGAATGCCTCTGGTGAGGGTGGGAACAAAAGATTATTAACCCATGAGGTTGGCTTAGCGGTGAAGGTTGCATCCTTTAGGTCTGGTTCCCAGCTTCGTCCATTTGGTTGATTTGTTGTGGGGCTTATCAAACTAGATTTGCCTACCCAGCGTAGATTAAGATTCTCCTCTTTTTTTGTGGGGTGGGAGCGTAATGATCATTTTTGCCCTGTGCTTGATGCTTCTTACATTTCACTACTTCTGGCATTTGTATGAAACAGGTATTAAATGAGGATTTGCGGCTTGTAGTTGGTCAGCAGGAGCGAATGATCAATGGGGCTAATGTATGGAATTCACCAGTTTCTTATGATAAGCTAGGAGTAAGATATAGGCTATGGAGAGATGCTGTGGAAAGAGGAGCAAAGCAATTACCTTTCAGTAAATCAACGTGAAGAAACCAAAAATCTCTAGATGATGGATCTAACTTTCTTGATGCTTTTCAAGCATCATCCCCTCTTTATCCAACTTAACACTCCTTGAGCTGGAATGCAAATAATGGAATACTGGTAGAGAATGTTGTGCAGTTTGGCTTTTGGTCTCTGAAAGGATATCCTTTGGGCGGGGCGAAAACTGTTAATTGATCTGAGGCAGAGAAGATATTGTTTGTGCATACAGGTCCTTGCAAGATAAAAGAAACTGTACACTACCATTATTGATTTTGTGTACAGTGAAATTCATttcccacacccccccccccccccctcccttcATTTGATCTCTTTCAAAGCCAATGAAGTCATGATGATTGTTTCCCAGCCGCATTTAAGGACACTGGTGTTTGAAAGATGGATTCTCTGTTGTATCATAGTAGACAATTTATCTAATGGAAGTCCAAAATTTCCAACTTGCAATTTCTGAATTCCCAAAGCTTCTCTTCTCTCTTCTCTAATCTCTACCCAGTTTAAGAGTTTCAACAGTGATGAAAACAGAAATTAATACATGAAATTCTCAGTAAGTCGTGGTGAAATGAACACAGCTTGATTACGATTAAAGCAAACACTTTCATTACAAATCCAAGCACCAATCTTCTAAAAACCCAAATCCCGATTACAGAGAGGACCCACAAAAACGACACAACGTGAACTATTTGAATAGTTCCATGGCAACTTTCGGtgttattttgttaataattttaatatttgaatttttttaattcaattaaattttattttaaattattcgattattttaaatattatttaaatttatttaattttacataatttaattaataattttatgtaaaatatttttgttaataattatattttaaaattataataatctaTAAAAGATTTAAATtttgtttaaaatataataattaaaatttataagtattattatataatttatttttctatatttatttaattattaatttactatatataatgtaaattaaaaattaagaagacGAAAAGGGGCCGTAAAAATGGATTAAAAAGAGAAAATTGTAAGTATTTTTATCAAAGATCCTCCAATTAAATTTAGACTGATGTTTATTTattttggaaagaattgagatatgtttattaataaaatattaaaattaactaagaaaattattatttaatcctttaattttaataaaattaattatttagactttttattttgaaaaacaaattttttaatcttgtatttttttatttcgtttattttttaatacccaaattaatttgaatctcattcatttcctataactaaataatataattatatagtccatctattttttaattcttaaattatttagttTGCATGAAGGGACTAAAGAATAATATAGTTTTCAAAATTGGAGAATcatttaattagttttattaagaTAGAGAGGCAAGAtaataattttctattaattaaacaaTGATAGGTTAAGAAGTCTTTATTAAGTTCGCTTGATGGTGGATATGATCTGATTGAGGATCTATGGAGGAGATGGAAAAATAAAagatttagagagagagagagagagagagagagagagagagaggttatATGCTCAAGAGTCAAGAGTCAGAAAGACATCAATTATGTAAGCCAAGCCAAGATAATTAAGGTTATTACATTATTTTAGACATAATTAAGCATCACTTAAAGACAAATTAAAACAACACCACCATAAGATAATCTTCTTATAATTATTCTCAAGCACACACAAACCCAATAAATTTTAGAGATTCTGCTCGTGAGTGCACTCTACTCTGATATCGGAGACTAACATTCCTTAGTGCAGAAGCAGCGACGACGTGCACCTTTGCAGTCTCCTCTTTGCAAACGGAACCGCAGTTAGTGTCGCTCAAGCATATTCCCTCGAACTTTTGGCTCTGAGATTCGCATGTTCTTCCCTCCGCCACCATTGGTCCCATCTCTGCACAACCCAACATCAAATTCAAACCCCGTCAATATTTACATACAATCAAAAGCAAGCATATGATAAGAATGGTGGTGAGTTTACCAAATAGGGATGAGTTTATctacattaataaaatttttaacaaaatgatTGCACAAGTCAGGGTTCAAATTAAATCACGATTCCCGTCATTATAAAacaattgtatgtatatattaacaaacaaattttaataataatgtttAAGTAAAATCTTTTTCAATAATGaccattataaaatttaaatcttaattttgaatgcaaaatttgcTTGAAAATCAGTTCATGCTATTGATCTAATCCAACCACTGGTTGGTTCAATGATTTTTTATGCACTTATTTAGTTTATTAACCAATAATTTTTTGCAAGTACGACAAGCAAAATTGGAGAACCTAAATATTCCTTGCTTTACATTGAAGACTGAAATCCAATTTTTGctttgtactgtagactttaatTTGCCGTAGTTTCTGTACTTTTctcaatattttatatatttagtaCTAATTGAATGAACAATTAAGAGCCAATAAcatatttaaattttcaattattcatttgaagtgtttgataagtatttttatttgaagaaaaattttaaaaattagtaattgatggtttaataataatagtaattgaTGCAGCCGTGAATTATCAAAGTCTAATCACAATATCAAATCAGTCTGAAAAACAAAGAGAAATGTGAAATTAGTGGCCCATTGACTAACTATTATGATGCTCAGGTTAGAAATTTGATTGGAAGTAAGATGTCCAATGAGCTATTGTAGCTATTTATAAGAATATTGAATATCCAATTGATATTTCGATATTCTCTATTTATGAATCTATTTTAATCATTGACTAATATTGTAAATACTTGATAAGGTTAATGCTCAATCCATCAGGCGAGTATTCACACTTATTTTGATATTTCATTTGTGTTTATTAAGTGCCATCAGTCTGAGCATCTTTTTACTCAGTCTAAGTTATTTGAGTCTTCTTTTTCTTGGTCCAGATAGTTTGAGTTTTGCTTCATCTAGCGTGGTTGACTCGAACCACGTTATGGTCAATCTTGGACCTAATCATGACTCTTTTTTTGCTTTGACCTTGTAACTGAGTATTGATATTTTGACAATCACGTTAAATTCTTTAATCGAAAGCCGAttatttaatttagttttaagcagataataataataataataataataataataataattaataaaaagataTTGATATTAACAAACTTATTATGCATATTATTTCCTtaaattaaattcattaatttctaataaaattatatgttattcgagttattttaataaaatttgattGAATCGACTTTTTCTAACTCATTGGTATGGCTCACTATACATCATTGTGCCGATATTTGATGATCATTGTTCAGAGtagttgaaaattttttaaaaattaatatatttaatcgaCTTTATATAACGTTTTCAACTATTAGATGAAGGCTATTTAACTGATTGTAGATAATTATTATAATGattaagtattaataatttcattcGGAAAgctattatataataaatattaacccCTTCTTGTCAGTTGGGATTTGTTCCCCTTTCAATTGTGCTAGTGTCTCATGCACAAGCATGTAGGGCTGCTATGAATTCGGTCTGCTCTCCTATCCAATGGCAATTCTTGTGGTCGCCTGTTAGCTGGCTGTGTTTGTAAggcttcaaattttaataatattttttccaGTTTTAAAAAAATCCtcataaataaaaaattcataaaaaaattactatgTGTGATCAGTTatgtttattaatataattattacaattaattaaacaattttaggttattaattttttttaataaattaacttgattaagattCGACTCAAGAACATACAGACTTGAAAATAACTTCAATAATATTGAGTTATAACTTATTGGTTTTGCAGATTTGTTAATCCTAAAAGTCTTGCTTGTTGCAAAGAAGCAATCCAATGAAAACTAAAGGTGTTAAAAATTTGGTCGTTGAAGGTGACTCTCAATTAGCCATTAATGCTTTCCAACGATTCTTTTATCGATCCAGAATATTATTGTTGATATTAAGTCTTTGATAAATGACTTTAattcaatttctttcttttttgtcAAAAGAAAATGCGACAAAGCAGCTTATGTTTTAGCTTCCATACTCTTAGTGCGACTCATCTTTTATGTTTAATCACTTGGAATAAGTGCCATTTGTTTCAGCTCTGGGAATAGTGATTGTATCGTTGATAATAAACAAAGAAAGAGAAGTCTTTTATTAAGTTTGATTATGTTGGATATGATATGATTAGATCTATGGAGGAGGTTGAAAAATAAAAGATtaaggagagaaagagagaagttaTATGCTCAGAAAGACATTAATTATCCAAGCCAAGCCAAGATAATTAAGGTTATTACAATTTAGAGATAATTAAGCATCGGTTAAAGACAAACTAACACGACACCACCATAAGATAATCTTCTTATAATTATTCTCAAGCACACACATTCCCAGTAAATTTTAGAGATTCTGCTCTTGAGTCCACTTTAATCTGATATCGTAGACTAGGTACATTTCTTAGTGCAGAAGCAGCGACGACGTGCACCTTTACAGTCTCCTCCAGTGAACCCTTCCGTTTTGCAAACGGAAGCGCAGTTAGTGTCGCTCAAACATATTCCCTTGAACTTATGGCTTTGAGATTCGCATGTTCTGCCCTCCGCCATCATTGGCCCCATCTCTGCACAACCCAACATCAAATTCAAACCCCATCAATACATATACAATCAAAAGCAAGCATATCATAAGAATGGTGGGAAAGTTTACCAGTGGCCACAAGCAGCAGGAGGAGGAAGGAAAGTGCTGAAAATAGACGCGTAGAATGCTTCATGTCGCACACAGCCACAGAAAGAGATAGAGTAGATAGTTCAATGGGGTGGGGATATGCATCCATTAAGATCCGTTATATACAAGTATGCATCAAGAAAAAACAAATCACCGCGTATAAACATAGGAAAACGAGGCTGCTTAAAAGGGATGGGAGATTAACTTTATTATTTCGTCTTATTCTCTTTTGAAAAACTTATCTTTCCACTGCACTCTTTTAACATTATTCATTGCTTTCTGATccgtctttaatttctttttgcgTTTTCTGACAAGTAATTGTGTGTCCTTTAGCTATTGCACTACTATATACATGTGGGGACACACTCATGTCTGCAGTCTGCTGATCATTATTTACAGCTGTCCTCCATTTGCTTTCTCTGTTTCAGTCCGTGACATGGAAAAACATGTGATAAAATTTTCACCGGcctcattttttttattaaatttttgtccaagtttaaatttgaaattttataattttaaaaataattttattattattaaattaaatgaaattaattattgcttatttttttatttaattttcaattaaaaaatttaaattcttaaaataattctaatatattaagattatttctttttattgttaCCATTCTTTTTATATGCCATACATCTTTCccattattttttattagtaatttacacattaattttcaataataacattaaaattactaacaaaaataaaataagagtccgccaaatttttaattaaatatgtcATGTTACATTTTTTAAGAAATGATTTGACATAGTCGAGCGCACCTAATGAGTTAGGTATGAGAATACGGTTGTGTGAGACATGATTGATTAGACACGGTCATGATCACTGGCACTCTATGAGTTATATAATTTTAAGAATATGAACGTGTGGGATAGTACCGtgtttatttaatataaatatgtaaaatttatatatttaatatataaattttattatatatttttattttaatttattatgaaataaatttaaataagaaaaatttattaaattaatgacTGAAAAAAATTTAACtatcatatttaatttatagGGTATAAATAATTTAACATTATTTCCCAGTATAATGTTTGTTTCCgtgctttttttctttttatttgatAAGCAAGATATTTTATTAAgataaaaaagtaagaaaaaaaaCTTAATATAAGTCTCTCAACTAAAAATCCTAAGCTTTCC
This is a stretch of genomic DNA from Hevea brasiliensis isolate MT/VB/25A 57/8 chromosome 12, ASM3005281v1, whole genome shotgun sequence. It encodes these proteins:
- the LOC110640442 gene encoding defensin-like protein, which codes for MDAYPHPIELSTLSLSVAVCDMKHSTRLFSALSFLLLLLVATEMGPMMAEGRTCESQSHKFKGICLSDTNCASVCKTEGFTGGDCKGARRRCFCTKKCT